From the genome of Tolypothrix sp. NIES-4075:
TTTCCAGAGTCGGAAGTCTGCAATCCCCTGGATTTAATTAAAGACGAAGAGGACGCGATCGCCGCAGGACAAATGGCAATGGTGGTTGCCCGTAACTTCGACCGTGGTGGTGGCAACTCTGGCAGCGATAAGTTTTTCGAGGAAGCTGGGGACAGTTTAGTTGAGGGGATTTTGCTTGTCACCAAGGCGATTAAAACTCTGACTGGAGAAGATAAATACTGCGATTTAATGATGGCGCAGGCAATTTTATCTTTATCCAATCTGCCAGCGCGATTAGAGGCTGCTTCCAGGGACAAACTGAAAATTTGGACAACTCGACCTTTATCTCAGCTAATCAGCGTCAAAGACTCTGAGAAAACCGTCGCCAGCATTGTGGGGACTGCTCAACGCATCTTTCAGCGCTTCCTCAAAAAAGACTTTGTTGGCGCGTTCTGCGGTAAAACTACCCTCCCCTTGGATTTGGATGGCAAGCAACTAATTGTGTTTGGCTTAGACCGCAATAACCGTGACATTGTGGGACCGCTGCTGGCAGCTATCTTGCACATGATTATATCTCGGAATGTATCGCGAACGATTCCTCGCAAAGACCCCTTAGTTGTGGCGCTGGATGAATTGCCGACTTTATATCTGCCTGCACTGGTGAATTGGCTGAACGAGAACAGAGAAGACGGATTTTGTGGAATTTTAGGCTATCAGAATATTGCCCAATTGGAGAAAGCTTACGGTAAAGAATTGGCTCGTGCAATTTTGGGAGGAACGGCAACAAAGTTTATTTTTAACCCCCAAGATCCAGAATCTGCCAAGCTGTTTTCTGATTATTTGGGAGAGATGCAAGTTAATTTCAAATCTAAAGGAAGAAGCACTGGCAAAGGTGGCACAACTCAAAGCTTAAATGACCAAAACCAAAAACGCCACTTGTTGGAAGCTGCTGAGTTTGTCAAATTGGGGACGGGACGGGCAGTGATTATCAACCCAGCTTACACCCGTGGTAATGAAGCGTATGTTCCCTTGCTGCAATCTGTGAAAGTTCCCCAAGCGGATATTACACAGATGAATTGGAGTGAGGCGAAGTGGGACTTGATTCGTCAAAGATTAATTGCCAGTAAGGATTTAGGTGTGACTGATGAAGAGCGTTCTGGGCAATTTCAAGAGCGGCGTGATTTAGCTGAACAATTGTTTCCTGCACCAACAGAAACACCTGTCGAAGAAGATTTAGCAGCAGTATTTTAAATTTATTACTTGACATATAGCCCATGAATACATCTTTCCTTTCACAACTAGCAGAATATCCCGAATGGCAGGAGCGCGTAGCACAAGCGATGCAGCTACCTCCTTTTGAAATAAATTACTCACCTTTGGTAACTGAAGTATTCGATCAGCAAGGGTTACTTGTAGGTGAGGTACTAGGAAGTATTGTTTATGAAGGTGAGCGAAATATAAATGAGCCAAGCAAATTTATTGCCTGGTTTTTTGATGGCAAGCTAGGAGTATTTTGCCTCTGTAATCAAGTAATTGTGAATCGCTTGCACATTCTGGCGGCTGCGTACAAAAATGGAGGTGAATTATAATGTCCGGTGTTTT
Proteins encoded in this window:
- a CDS encoding type IV secretory system conjugative DNA transfer family protein; the protein is MNTHVSTHYLIQVPASPSQSPTARVGEQLMGLLKSQSGLMLLGCLVVVAVLQLWSAGSAKKGKIATSYWGSGKEKQKAAIIAKKQMLKVTRNNVALYVGTPREMRDRLENEWRKHGLIKTSSSPKWTKPLQLLNASPTFYVPDAQRGIAAIGAAGSGKTFSVIDPLIRSAFDQGFPMCLYDFKYPAQTKRAVAYAMKRGYTVRVFAPGFPESEVCNPLDLIKDEEDAIAAGQMAMVVARNFDRGGGNSGSDKFFEEAGDSLVEGILLVTKAIKTLTGEDKYCDLMMAQAILSLSNLPARLEAASRDKLKIWTTRPLSQLISVKDSEKTVASIVGTAQRIFQRFLKKDFVGAFCGKTTLPLDLDGKQLIVFGLDRNNRDIVGPLLAAILHMIISRNVSRTIPRKDPLVVALDELPTLYLPALVNWLNENREDGFCGILGYQNIAQLEKAYGKELARAILGGTATKFIFNPQDPESAKLFSDYLGEMQVNFKSKGRSTGKGGTTQSLNDQNQKRHLLEAAEFVKLGTGRAVIINPAYTRGNEAYVPLLQSVKVPQADITQMNWSEAKWDLIRQRLIASKDLGVTDEERSGQFQERRDLAEQLFPAPTETPVEEDLAAVF